In Symmachiella dynata, the following are encoded in one genomic region:
- a CDS encoding M20/M25/M40 family metallo-hydrolase, whose translation MSSPSIKIDKKNAIDLVMQLMAIPGKSGEESLAADFIIDQLRSAGVPASAITADNTHKKSPIGGERGNLIVKLPGTIRGPRRLLMAHIDTVPLCVGARPVRKGNFVTSRDASTALGADDRAGATVVLNTAIELIKQKLPHPPLTLLWPVQEEIGLWGARNASLSKLGNPKLCFNWDGYAAEMVCIGATGDYLIEIQIEGIASHAGVHPEQGVSAAVIAAKAIADLEAGGWLGLVQKGKQAGTSNIGVIEGGAATNVVMPTLSIRAEARSHNPKFRSRIVKEIEQAFRRACRSTKNDAGKTGRIEFQSDLKYESFRLDEETPVVQAAYTALESVGLQGQPRIANGGLDANWLTARGLPTVTFGCGQMNPHTVNETLDVAAFLDACKVALAVATEAQA comes from the coding sequence CCCTTCGATAAAAATTGACAAGAAAAATGCCATCGATCTAGTCATGCAGTTGATGGCCATTCCCGGAAAGAGCGGTGAAGAATCGCTGGCCGCCGATTTTATCATCGATCAACTACGCTCAGCCGGCGTCCCTGCGAGCGCGATTACCGCCGACAATACGCACAAAAAAAGCCCGATCGGCGGAGAGCGCGGAAACCTGATTGTCAAACTCCCGGGAACCATCCGTGGTCCACGACGGCTGCTGATGGCGCATATCGATACGGTTCCGCTCTGCGTCGGCGCGCGGCCGGTGCGCAAAGGGAATTTCGTGACCTCCCGCGATGCGAGTACGGCACTGGGGGCTGATGACCGTGCCGGCGCCACGGTTGTGTTGAACACAGCCATCGAATTGATCAAACAAAAATTACCACACCCCCCGTTGACCCTCCTGTGGCCTGTTCAAGAAGAAATCGGCTTGTGGGGCGCCCGCAACGCAAGCCTGTCCAAATTGGGGAATCCCAAACTCTGCTTCAACTGGGATGGCTACGCGGCGGAGATGGTCTGTATTGGGGCGACCGGTGATTATCTGATCGAAATCCAGATAGAGGGGATCGCCAGCCATGCCGGCGTTCATCCCGAACAAGGGGTCAGTGCGGCGGTCATTGCCGCCAAAGCAATCGCCGATCTTGAAGCCGGAGGATGGTTGGGCCTCGTGCAAAAGGGCAAGCAGGCCGGGACCAGCAACATCGGTGTGATCGAGGGGGGCGCAGCGACAAATGTGGTGATGCCCACATTATCAATTCGCGCCGAAGCCCGAAGTCACAACCCGAAATTTCGCTCCCGAATTGTCAAAGAGATCGAACAGGCATTTCGCCGCGCCTGCCGGTCCACCAAGAACGATGCCGGCAAAACTGGCCGCATCGAATTCCAGTCGGACCTCAAGTATGAATCATTCCGACTCGACGAAGAGACCCCCGTGGTCCAAGCCGCCTACACGGCTCTGGAGTCGGTTGGACTGCAAGGTCAGCCCCGGATTGCCAACGGCGGATTAGACGCCAATTGGCTAACCGCGCGGGGATTGCCGACCGTCACCTTCGGCTGTGGACAGATGAACCCTCACACAGTCAACGAAACTTTAGACGTCGCTGCATTCTTGGATGCCTGTAAAGTGGCACTGGCGGTAGCAACCGAAGCTCAAGCCTGA
- a CDS encoding polyprenyl synthetase family protein codes for MAKSAVLLHESWNALRSDVETALEQYVESAPDCPEQLAQAMSYSLMAGGKRLRPILVLLACEACGGDSAVAMPAACAIEMVHTYSLIHDDLPAMDDDDLRRGRPTNHVVHGEATAILAGDALLTLAFEVLASDIQPPRVAAACCADLASAAGRAGMVGGQIADLEAETLESPTLEQLEQIHRRKTGRLLTSALTLGGRIAQANDDAFQALTTYGQCLGLAFQITDDLLDIAGDAKTLGKSTGKDVAQGKLTYPALLGVEESQNRARSLINQACRNVEMFGDRGQRLEALARFVLERDH; via the coding sequence ATGGCCAAATCGGCAGTATTACTCCACGAGTCTTGGAACGCACTTCGATCCGACGTCGAAACTGCTCTCGAGCAGTACGTTGAGAGTGCGCCCGACTGTCCTGAGCAATTGGCGCAGGCCATGTCCTACAGTCTGATGGCTGGGGGAAAACGACTACGTCCGATTTTGGTATTGTTAGCCTGCGAAGCGTGTGGAGGCGATTCGGCTGTGGCCATGCCGGCAGCCTGCGCGATCGAAATGGTGCACACCTATTCGCTGATTCATGATGACTTACCCGCAATGGATGATGACGATCTACGGCGCGGTCGACCGACCAATCACGTGGTCCATGGAGAAGCCACCGCGATTTTGGCCGGCGACGCATTATTGACATTGGCATTTGAAGTGCTGGCCAGCGACATTCAACCGCCGCGCGTCGCAGCCGCCTGTTGTGCCGATCTGGCCTCTGCCGCCGGACGTGCTGGCATGGTGGGAGGCCAAATTGCTGACTTGGAAGCGGAAACCCTGGAATCACCGACCCTGGAACAATTGGAACAGATCCACCGCCGCAAGACCGGCCGCTTGCTCACCAGCGCACTCACGCTGGGGGGACGCATTGCCCAGGCAAACGATGACGCATTCCAGGCTCTGACAACCTACGGACAATGCCTTGGCTTGGCGTTTCAAATCACCGACGACCTGTTGGACATTGCCGGAGACGCAAAGACCTTAGGCAAAAGTACGGGCAAAGATGTTGCACAAGGAAAATTAACCTACCCGGCACTCTTGGGTGTCGAGGAAAGCCAAAACCGGGCTCGCAGCCTCATCAACCAGGCATGCCGCAATGTGGAAATGTTTGGTGATCGTGGCCAGCGATTGGAAGCATTGGCCCGTTTTGTTTTAGAAAGAGATCATTAA
- the dxs gene encoding 1-deoxy-D-xylulose-5-phosphate synthase codes for MNELLSTIDSPKDLAKFSDDQLTQLAAEIREALCTVVSDRTAHFASNLGVVELCIALHLVYDFSQDRLIWDTGHQVYPHKLITGRYHEFPTMRRKGGLMGFPNPHESPYDLFMTGHAGSSVSTVLGLKTGDDLLGHDERKAVAVIGDGALPSGIVFEAMNNAAELKKDMLVILNDNEMGICPRVGGLGKTLDKARTTPLYGEFKKDVSWILNQIPLVGGSVEKALVQTRDAIKASLHGGMLFEEMGFRYIGPIDGHDLATLREYLEMVKHLKGPVLLHIFTEKGHGFKPAAEDPVMFHTPPPFERNGHDSVVSVKKSSSRAYTNVASEAIHAAMRRDKRVSVLTAAMCEGNKLGKVRSEFPDRFFDTGICEGHAVAFAAGMAKAGARPVVDIYSTFLQRSFDQIFQEVALQNLPVTFCLDRAGLCGPDGPTHHGVFDVGYMRLFPNMVVMAPGDEKDVSAMLDFALDFDGPVSIRYPKTGADLVERPLAPIEIGHSEILEWGEDGTIVAFGATLAASIQAAARLRKEGLEIGVVNARFVKPLDTATILRAIDETGFVLTVEEGVLAGGFGSAVLEAANAEGRRTDHIHRLGISDQFVEHGDRGELLADLGLDAEGIFQAALQQVERAGATKDWGNRLEHPA; via the coding sequence ATGAATGAATTGCTTTCTACGATCGATTCGCCGAAGGATTTGGCCAAATTCAGCGACGACCAATTGACACAATTGGCGGCTGAGATTCGGGAAGCATTGTGTACGGTCGTATCTGATCGGACCGCTCACTTTGCCAGCAATTTGGGTGTCGTAGAACTGTGCATCGCCCTGCACTTGGTCTACGACTTTTCACAAGACCGGCTGATCTGGGATACCGGCCATCAGGTGTATCCACACAAATTGATCACCGGCCGTTATCATGAATTCCCCACCATGCGCCGCAAGGGGGGATTGATGGGATTTCCCAATCCCCACGAAAGCCCCTACGACCTGTTCATGACCGGGCATGCCGGGAGCAGCGTTTCCACCGTATTGGGCCTGAAAACCGGCGATGATTTGTTGGGGCATGACGAGCGCAAAGCGGTCGCGGTGATCGGCGACGGGGCGCTCCCCTCGGGGATCGTGTTCGAGGCAATGAACAATGCCGCCGAACTCAAAAAAGATATGTTGGTGATCCTCAACGACAACGAAATGGGCATCTGCCCCCGCGTGGGAGGATTGGGCAAAACACTGGACAAAGCCCGCACCACGCCGTTGTATGGTGAATTTAAAAAAGATGTTTCCTGGATTCTGAACCAAATCCCCTTGGTTGGTGGTTCGGTGGAAAAAGCATTGGTGCAAACCAGGGACGCGATCAAGGCGTCGCTGCATGGCGGCATGCTGTTTGAGGAAATGGGTTTCCGGTACATCGGTCCGATTGACGGGCACGATTTGGCCACCTTGCGGGAATACCTGGAGATGGTCAAACACCTCAAAGGTCCCGTGCTGTTGCATATCTTCACGGAGAAAGGGCACGGGTTCAAACCGGCTGCCGAAGATCCCGTGATGTTTCACACTCCGCCCCCCTTTGAACGCAACGGCCACGATAGCGTGGTCTCGGTCAAAAAGAGCAGCAGCCGCGCCTATACCAATGTGGCTAGCGAAGCCATTCATGCTGCCATGCGTCGTGACAAACGTGTCTCGGTGTTGACGGCCGCGATGTGCGAAGGAAACAAATTGGGGAAGGTCCGCTCCGAATTTCCCGACCGATTTTTTGACACTGGCATTTGCGAAGGGCATGCGGTGGCCTTCGCTGCCGGGATGGCCAAAGCTGGAGCACGGCCGGTTGTTGACATCTACAGCACATTTCTGCAGCGCAGTTTCGATCAGATTTTCCAGGAAGTCGCCCTGCAAAATCTGCCGGTCACATTTTGTCTTGACCGCGCCGGACTCTGCGGGCCCGATGGTCCCACACACCACGGGGTGTTTGACGTAGGATATATGCGTCTGTTCCCCAATATGGTCGTGATGGCGCCCGGCGATGAGAAGGATGTCTCCGCCATGCTCGACTTTGCATTGGATTTCGACGGTCCTGTTTCGATTCGCTATCCAAAAACCGGCGCGGATCTTGTGGAACGTCCGCTTGCTCCCATTGAAATCGGACACTCCGAGATTTTGGAATGGGGAGAGGACGGCACGATTGTCGCCTTCGGAGCAACTTTGGCTGCATCGATTCAAGCAGCGGCGCGACTGCGTAAAGAAGGACTCGAAATCGGCGTGGTGAATGCACGATTTGTGAAACCACTTGATACTGCAACAATCCTCCGCGCCATCGACGAGACGGGCTTTGTGCTGACTGTCGAAGAAGGCGTCCTTGCGGGCGGGTTTGGATCGGCTGTGCTAGAAGCGGCCAATGCCGAGGGACGCCGCACCGATCATATTCATCGCCTGGGAATTTCCGATCAATTTGTCGAGCATGGTGACCGAGGCGAGTTGTTGGCCGATTTGGGGTTGGACGCCGAGGGAATCTTCCAAGCCGCCCTCCAGCAAGTCGAACGCGCCGGTGCCACCAAGGACTGGGGAAACAGACTAGAGCACCCCGCTTGA
- a CDS encoding S41 family peptidase has product MRCQSLIVAWVLVLSTMALGGPVSADEPAKEAETAKEIKDKDYEMFKLFVDSFEQIDRNYVKEVDRRELMEAAIQGMLRKLDPYSNYISPENLRAFSDSVEQQFGGIGIQVTLDPTTHRLTVAAPLPGAPAQKAGVRPGDVITDIESESTENFDIEDAVKLLRGQPGEPVKIKVLHRGETEPVEVTIVRDIIRVATVRGLSYKEDGSWSYFVDEKHKIAYLHLTTFSRNSYEELKETMETLSEEGIKGLILDLRFNPGGLLSVATEISDMFVEEGKIVSTKGRNTQEQVFSAKKQGTYSDFPMVILVNRYSASASEIVSACLQDHKRALIIGERTWGKGSVQNVINLDYDDSALKLTTASYHRPSGKNIHRFPGAKEEDEWGVMPDENYKIRLGDREIGNLHSHLAERELFKPSDGEDKDEEPKETFADRQLEAAVAYLAAKIDGVEPPNPTTPAKEEGDNDEVAKQDDAKVPETKEDPKPEPESKPEPESKPE; this is encoded by the coding sequence ATGCGTTGTCAGTCATTAATTGTCGCTTGGGTATTGGTTTTGAGCACCATGGCACTTGGTGGCCCGGTCTCTGCAGACGAACCCGCGAAAGAGGCGGAAACAGCCAAAGAGATCAAAGACAAAGACTATGAGATGTTCAAATTGTTTGTCGACAGTTTTGAACAGATCGATCGAAATTACGTCAAGGAGGTCGACCGCCGTGAGTTGATGGAAGCGGCCATTCAGGGCATGCTCCGCAAGCTCGACCCCTATTCGAATTATATCAGCCCGGAAAACCTGCGGGCGTTTAGCGATTCGGTCGAACAGCAATTCGGCGGAATCGGGATTCAGGTCACGCTCGACCCAACAACGCACCGTTTGACTGTTGCCGCCCCGTTGCCCGGCGCTCCGGCGCAAAAAGCGGGTGTCAGACCGGGAGACGTCATTACGGACATCGAATCGGAATCGACTGAAAACTTTGACATCGAGGACGCCGTCAAACTTCTCCGCGGCCAACCGGGCGAACCGGTCAAAATCAAAGTTCTGCATCGCGGCGAAACCGAACCGGTGGAAGTGACCATCGTCCGCGACATCATCCGCGTCGCCACCGTGCGAGGCCTGAGCTACAAAGAGGACGGTAGCTGGAGCTATTTTGTCGATGAAAAACACAAGATCGCTTATCTGCACCTGACGACCTTTAGCCGTAATTCCTACGAAGAACTCAAAGAGACGATGGAAACATTGTCTGAAGAGGGCATCAAAGGCTTGATCTTGGATCTGCGTTTCAATCCCGGCGGGTTGCTTTCCGTGGCGACGGAAATTTCCGACATGTTCGTCGAAGAGGGAAAAATCGTTAGCACCAAAGGCCGTAACACGCAGGAGCAGGTCTTCTCGGCGAAAAAGCAGGGGACGTACAGCGATTTCCCCATGGTGATCTTGGTGAATCGTTACAGCGCCTCGGCGAGCGAAATTGTCTCCGCCTGTCTTCAAGACCACAAACGCGCGTTGATCATCGGCGAGCGGACTTGGGGCAAAGGGAGCGTGCAAAACGTCATCAATCTTGACTATGACGATAGTGCGTTGAAACTGACGACGGCCAGTTACCATCGTCCCAGCGGAAAAAACATCCATCGCTTCCCTGGTGCCAAGGAGGAAGATGAATGGGGCGTGATGCCGGACGAGAACTATAAGATCCGCCTGGGAGACCGGGAAATCGGCAATTTACATAGCCATCTCGCTGAACGGGAACTTTTCAAACCCAGCGACGGCGAAGACAAAGATGAAGAGCCGAAAGAAACATTCGCTGACCGGCAACTCGAAGCAGCAGTCGCCTACTTAGCAGCCAAGATCGACGGTGTCGAACCACCGAATCCGACGACGCCTGCTAAAGAAGAGGGTGACAACGACGAAGTCGCCAAACAGGACGATGCGAAAGTGCCCGAGACGAAAGAGGATCCTAAGCCGGAACCGGAATCCAAACCAGAACCGGAATCCAAACCGGAATAA
- the tsaD gene encoding tRNA (adenosine(37)-N6)-threonylcarbamoyltransferase complex transferase subunit TsaD codes for MTDNLPSDESGAGDRRLILAIESSCDETAASVIDSDLNILANVVASQTDLHQRFGGVVPEIASRAHVENILPVIDESLRQANATLQDLSAIAAVTHPGLVGSLLIGLTAAKTLAAVFDLPLVAVDHLQAHIFACRLAAGRDVFPAVGLVVSGGHTNLYDCQAPLEMELLGSTIDDAAGEAFDKVAAMLGLEYPGGPSIERAARNGNPAAYDFPRSFIKQDRLEFSFSGLKTAVLYRAAGQQAKTVDPASLSRQQIADIAASFQEAVVDVLAAKCGQALQQLGYRTLCVGGGVAANGRLREKLTDVTSQCGAELIIPPMELCTDNAAMAAIAWELLARGETVALDVGVQPGLVRKK; via the coding sequence GTGACCGATAATTTGCCATCCGATGAATCTGGTGCCGGTGATCGGCGATTGATTTTAGCCATCGAGTCTTCGTGCGACGAGACGGCGGCTTCGGTCATCGATAGCGACCTGAACATCCTGGCCAATGTCGTTGCCTCCCAAACGGATCTGCACCAACGCTTTGGCGGGGTGGTTCCGGAAATCGCTTCGCGGGCGCATGTCGAAAACATTCTGCCAGTGATCGACGAGTCCTTACGGCAAGCCAATGCCACGCTACAGGACCTGTCGGCAATCGCCGCAGTGACGCACCCCGGCCTCGTTGGCTCACTTTTGATTGGATTGACCGCGGCTAAAACATTGGCTGCGGTCTTCGATCTTCCGTTGGTGGCCGTCGACCATCTCCAGGCGCACATTTTTGCCTGCCGTCTGGCCGCTGGCCGTGATGTGTTTCCCGCCGTGGGATTGGTCGTCAGCGGCGGGCATACGAATTTGTATGACTGCCAAGCGCCATTGGAAATGGAGTTGTTAGGCTCCACGATCGACGACGCCGCCGGCGAAGCCTTTGACAAGGTGGCGGCCATGCTGGGGCTGGAGTATCCCGGGGGCCCCTCGATTGAGCGGGCCGCACGCAACGGCAATCCAGCGGCCTATGATTTCCCGCGTTCTTTTATCAAACAAGATCGACTGGAATTCAGTTTCAGTGGGTTGAAGACAGCTGTGTTGTATCGCGCTGCAGGGCAACAGGCAAAAACCGTTGATCCCGCATCGCTATCCCGGCAGCAAATCGCCGATATCGCTGCAAGTTTTCAAGAGGCGGTCGTTGATGTGCTCGCGGCAAAATGCGGGCAAGCCTTGCAGCAACTGGGCTATCGCACACTCTGCGTGGGAGGCGGCGTCGCAGCCAACGGCCGACTGCGGGAAAAACTGACTGACGTAACGTCACAATGCGGCGCGGAATTGATTATTCCGCCCATGGAATTGTGTACCGACAATGCGGCGATGGCGGCGATTGCGTGGGAATTGCTTGCCCGCGGCGAAACGGTCGCCTTGGATGTGGGTGTACAACCCGGTCTGGTGCGTAAGAAATAG
- a CDS encoding MFS transporter: MDDTKLNRWQYITMATLFTGYAGYYICRSNFSVATPLILTEFKDVGIDKEAIGSVASAGVLFYALGKITNGLLADFVGGRLLFIGGMVASVLCTVAFGLSVGLAAFTVIWAINRYVQSGGWVSLVKVSSRWFPLRRYATIMGVLSMSYLLGDAFARGYLGLFLEAGFGWRGLFFIAAATVGVIAVVSLFTLKGSPQEVGLQEPNANAANVYGETGNVPVPPSFLKLIGPLLASPVFWICATLNFGLTLIRETFNFWSPTFLAEVTGASNSGAAIGSMVFPLVGAASALTAGSLSDRFDGRHGRVIFPAIVLLTAALCVLAFVNMSNQYYLALLLLSLVSFFLIAPYSFLSGVIAMDLGGKKGSSTAAGLLDSAGYLGAYISGKGIGKIADEYGWSSAFGFLAGVCGITAIVAAVYWIHQERTHGKRGALASVVEVDEKSDPPAASED; the protein is encoded by the coding sequence ATGGATGATACGAAACTGAACCGTTGGCAGTACATCACGATGGCCACGCTGTTCACGGGGTATGCAGGATATTATATCTGCCGGTCAAATTTTTCAGTGGCGACACCATTGATTTTGACGGAATTCAAGGATGTGGGCATCGACAAAGAAGCGATCGGCAGCGTCGCCTCAGCCGGAGTTCTGTTCTACGCCTTGGGAAAAATCACCAACGGCCTGTTGGCCGACTTTGTCGGCGGACGTTTGTTGTTCATCGGCGGGATGGTCGCCTCGGTGCTGTGCACCGTTGCATTTGGTCTGTCAGTCGGATTGGCCGCCTTCACTGTGATTTGGGCAATCAACCGGTACGTGCAGTCGGGCGGCTGGGTCTCATTGGTGAAGGTCTCTTCACGCTGGTTTCCGCTGCGGCGGTACGCCACGATTATGGGCGTGCTCTCCATGAGCTATTTGTTAGGGGACGCCTTTGCGCGGGGGTACTTGGGTCTGTTTCTCGAAGCGGGCTTTGGTTGGCGGGGGCTGTTTTTTATTGCGGCGGCAACGGTCGGAGTGATCGCGGTTGTGTCGTTATTCACGCTCAAGGGCAGCCCGCAAGAAGTCGGATTGCAGGAACCCAATGCCAACGCAGCCAACGTCTATGGGGAGACCGGCAATGTCCCGGTGCCTCCCAGCTTTCTGAAATTAATCGGGCCACTGCTGGCCAGTCCAGTCTTTTGGATCTGCGCAACCCTCAATTTTGGGCTGACATTGATTCGTGAAACATTCAATTTCTGGTCGCCGACCTTCCTTGCGGAAGTGACCGGTGCAAGCAATAGCGGAGCGGCGATCGGTAGTATGGTATTTCCGCTAGTGGGCGCCGCTTCGGCGCTGACTGCGGGGTCATTGTCGGATCGTTTCGACGGACGACATGGTCGTGTGATCTTCCCGGCGATCGTATTGTTGACGGCCGCGCTATGTGTGTTGGCGTTTGTAAATATGTCTAACCAGTATTATCTAGCGCTGCTGCTATTGTCGTTGGTATCGTTTTTTTTGATCGCGCCCTATTCGTTCCTATCGGGGGTCATCGCCATGGACCTCGGGGGCAAAAAAGGCAGTTCGACGGCGGCCGGACTGCTCGACAGCGCTGGTTATCTCGGCGCCTATATTTCAGGGAAGGGCATCGGCAAAATCGCTGACGAATACGGCTGGTCGTCCGCTTTTGGCTTTTTGGCCGGAGTTTGCGGCATCACCGCCATCGTCGCCGCGGTTTATTGGATTCACCAAGAACGAACACACGGCAAACGGGGGGCGTTGGCCAGTGTTGTTGAAGTCGACGAGAAATCCGACCCACCGGCAGCGTCCGAGGACTAG
- a CDS encoding dual specificity protein phosphatase family protein, which produces MREIIPGWLWIANSRAANDISSVLSVGVKAVIDLAIEEPVIVYPRDIIYCRLPLVDGEGNSPKLINMAIDLAATCLTDRIRLLIRCSAGMSRSPLIAAAAIARARQIPLEEALTEVAQGAPHDISPGIWVEVEQALQLRTSLR; this is translated from the coding sequence ATGAGAGAGATCATTCCAGGCTGGCTGTGGATCGCTAACTCCCGAGCCGCAAATGATATCAGCAGCGTGTTGAGCGTGGGAGTGAAAGCGGTCATTGATTTGGCGATCGAAGAACCGGTGATCGTTTATCCGCGCGATATCATCTATTGCCGATTGCCGTTGGTTGATGGGGAAGGCAATTCGCCGAAGCTGATCAATATGGCCATCGACTTGGCCGCAACATGTCTCACTGATCGCATCCGCTTGCTCATTCGATGCAGCGCGGGAATGAGCAGGTCTCCGTTGATTGCGGCAGCCGCTATAGCGCGCGCGCGACAAATCCCCCTGGAGGAGGCATTGACCGAAGTCGCCCAAGGAGCGCCGCACGATATTTCCCCCGGCATTTGGGTGGAGGTCGAACAGGCGCTGCAACTCCGCACGTCCCTCAGATGA
- a CDS encoding DUF420 domain-containing protein has translation MADGFLGYPTSLMLDFVVCALVLIVPLLLFSIYLVKIKHNYLLHRNMQILLGVTLLAAVAAFEIDMRLQGGIEEILKKRATPLTAAQLSFFWKVMYVHLFFAITTVPLWATTLILAWKRFPSPPVPSEHSGLHKPLAWLSTIDITMTSVTGLAVYYYGFMV, from the coding sequence ATGGCGGATGGATTTCTCGGTTACCCGACTTCGTTGATGTTGGATTTTGTCGTTTGCGCGCTGGTCTTGATCGTGCCGCTACTGCTGTTCAGCATTTATCTGGTCAAAATCAAACACAACTACCTGCTGCATCGCAATATGCAGATATTGCTGGGGGTGACGCTACTCGCAGCAGTCGCCGCCTTTGAAATCGATATGCGGCTGCAAGGAGGCATCGAGGAGATCCTCAAGAAACGCGCCACTCCACTCACAGCAGCGCAGCTCAGTTTCTTCTGGAAGGTGATGTACGTGCATCTGTTTTTTGCCATCACCACCGTTCCCTTATGGGCCACCACGCTGATCCTGGCCTGGAAACGATTCCCCTCCCCGCCGGTCCCCTCGGAACACAGCGGCCTACACAAACCGCTGGCATGGCTGTCGACGATCGACATCACGATGACCTCGGTCACGGGTCTGGCGGTTTATTACTACGGTTTCATGGTGTGA
- a CDS encoding ABC transporter substrate-binding protein codes for MSQSVNSKPSVKASRRQFIAAGALASVVLAEDAVWSQTKAPTANKPMLSLAGYAYDRVLGLVDGRVPVKGFQTNFDQADIYTLNANAMGGKQTWSVQEIGLHPYMLAYANDMFRDYALVPVFPLRMFRHRSIFIRTDRGIKTPADLRGKTVATPGYSQSSLTWIRGFLQHEYGVLPEDMKWIVTTKSSDQGAVSKNESVLPQDVPIVPGPAGQDESDLLRSGDVDAVFHALEPKAYIDGDPNVERLFGDYRKIERDYFTKTGIFPIMHAVAIRRDVVKRFPQLPVAVFNAYSQAKHLMYSNLQKQTAFMMSLPWAGKELEETLDLMGENFWPYGIKPNRKALEALFLYSFEQGLSKKQLTIEELFFPTTLELEEAKL; via the coding sequence ATGAGCCAATCGGTAAATTCAAAACCCAGCGTCAAAGCGTCGCGTCGACAATTCATCGCCGCCGGCGCATTGGCAAGTGTGGTACTCGCCGAAGACGCGGTTTGGAGCCAAACCAAGGCGCCGACCGCAAATAAGCCCATGCTCAGTCTGGCAGGTTATGCTTACGATCGGGTTCTAGGATTGGTCGACGGTCGCGTTCCGGTGAAAGGGTTTCAGACGAATTTTGACCAAGCCGATATTTATACTCTCAATGCCAATGCGATGGGCGGCAAACAGACTTGGAGTGTGCAAGAGATTGGATTGCACCCCTATATGTTGGCCTATGCCAACGACATGTTTCGCGATTACGCGCTCGTTCCCGTGTTTCCACTTCGCATGTTTCGCCACCGCAGTATCTTCATTCGCACAGACCGCGGTATCAAAACGCCCGCCGATCTTCGTGGAAAAACCGTCGCTACGCCGGGCTATTCACAAAGCTCTCTGACGTGGATTCGGGGATTCCTGCAGCACGAATACGGTGTGCTGCCGGAAGACATGAAGTGGATTGTGACCACAAAAAGCTCGGATCAAGGGGCCGTGTCGAAAAACGAATCTGTCCTCCCCCAAGATGTGCCAATTGTCCCCGGGCCCGCGGGTCAGGATGAATCCGATTTGTTGCGATCGGGAGATGTGGATGCCGTATTTCACGCGTTGGAACCCAAGGCGTATATCGACGGCGATCCCAATGTCGAACGCCTGTTCGGCGACTACCGGAAAATTGAACGCGATTATTTCACAAAGACCGGAATTTTCCCGATCATGCATGCCGTCGCAATTCGCCGTGACGTCGTCAAAAGATTTCCACAACTGCCCGTCGCAGTGTTCAATGCCTATTCACAGGCCAAACACCTGATGTATAGCAATCTGCAGAAGCAAACCGCATTCATGATGTCATTACCGTGGGCGGGAAAAGAATTAGAGGAGACGCTTGACCTGATGGGTGAGAACTTCTGGCCTTACGGAATCAAGCCGAATCGCAAGGCGTTGGAGGCGCTGTTTTTGTATTCGTTCGAACAAGGGCTTTCCAAGAAACAACTGACGATCGAAGAGCTGTTCTTTCCGACGACATTGGAATTGGAAGAGGCGAAACTGTGA